Proteins encoded within one genomic window of Bradyrhizobium sp. 186:
- a CDS encoding fatty acyl-AMP ligase — METFRSLVALLARRAADQSEDRAYVFVSDRGTEEAALTFRQLHDAARALATRLTAAARPGDRAVLVFPPGIEFMVAFFGCLMAGVIAVPMMMPRRNSARDASAAILANCAPAVALTTSALALRGDLQARFEQENIRWIEVDLTAADGETIELPEPASGDIAFLQYTSGSTSEPKGVMVSHANLLANLKMIRLALGNTRQSTYVNWVPLYHDMGLILNALQALYVGATCVLMAPNAFMQRPLGWLRAISHYRAEVACSPNFGFDLCVSRYRADQMDGVDLSSLKIALNGAEPVRADTIAQFIETFAPHGFNPRAMYPAYGMAEATLLISGGGRGGGYVTRSVSRAGLQAHTAEAAPDADDTQIAVGCGRALAGERIAIVEPENCARLPTDRVGEIWVGGANVARAYWRNEEATREGLNVEIAGEDGPWLRTGDLGFLDENGELFVTGRIKDLIIIRGINHYPQDIECTVQSLDEGLRENCGAAFSVPDESGEETLVIVQEVERTARSTIDTAEIKGQIREAVADSHELSARHIALIRPGSLPKTTSGKIQRKLARRLWLDGSFQEIA, encoded by the coding sequence ATGGAAACCTTCCGCTCGCTCGTGGCACTCCTGGCCCGGCGTGCGGCGGACCAGAGCGAGGATCGCGCCTACGTCTTCGTCTCCGATCGCGGGACGGAGGAAGCAGCCCTCACCTTCCGCCAGTTGCACGACGCCGCGCGCGCGCTCGCCACGCGCCTGACCGCGGCCGCCCGGCCCGGTGACCGCGCGGTCCTGGTATTCCCGCCCGGCATCGAGTTCATGGTCGCGTTCTTCGGCTGCCTGATGGCCGGCGTCATTGCCGTACCGATGATGATGCCGCGGCGAAACAGCGCCCGCGATGCCAGCGCCGCGATCCTCGCCAATTGCGCACCGGCGGTGGCGCTGACCACCTCCGCGCTGGCTTTGCGCGGCGATTTGCAGGCGCGCTTTGAGCAGGAGAACATCCGCTGGATCGAAGTCGACCTCACCGCGGCCGACGGTGAGACAATCGAACTTCCCGAGCCGGCATCGGGCGACATCGCCTTCCTGCAATACACCTCCGGCTCCACATCCGAACCCAAGGGCGTGATGGTGAGCCATGCCAATTTGCTCGCCAATCTCAAGATGATCCGGCTCGCGCTCGGCAACACCAGGCAATCGACCTACGTCAATTGGGTGCCGCTCTATCACGACATGGGGCTGATCCTGAACGCGCTGCAAGCACTCTATGTGGGTGCGACCTGCGTGCTGATGGCACCGAACGCGTTCATGCAGCGGCCGCTCGGCTGGCTGCGCGCGATCTCGCATTATCGCGCGGAAGTGGCGTGCAGCCCGAATTTCGGCTTCGACCTCTGCGTCAGCCGCTATCGCGCCGATCAGATGGACGGCGTCGATCTGTCCTCGCTCAAAATCGCGCTCAACGGCGCGGAGCCGGTGCGTGCCGACACCATCGCGCAGTTCATCGAGACATTTGCGCCGCACGGTTTCAATCCACGCGCGATGTATCCGGCTTATGGCATGGCGGAAGCGACGCTGCTGATTTCCGGCGGAGGGCGCGGCGGCGGTTACGTCACGCGCAGCGTCAGCCGCGCGGGGCTTCAGGCTCATACAGCCGAAGCGGCCCCCGACGCCGACGATACGCAGATCGCGGTCGGCTGCGGCCGCGCGCTTGCCGGCGAGCGAATTGCGATCGTCGAGCCGGAGAATTGCGCGCGGCTACCCACCGACCGCGTGGGCGAGATCTGGGTCGGCGGCGCAAATGTCGCTCGTGCCTATTGGCGCAATGAGGAGGCAACGCGCGAGGGGCTGAACGTCGAGATCGCCGGCGAGGATGGCCCGTGGCTGCGCACCGGCGATCTCGGCTTCCTTGACGAAAACGGCGAGCTGTTCGTCACCGGGCGGATCAAGGACCTCATCATCATCCGCGGCATCAACCATTATCCGCAGGACATCGAGTGCACGGTGCAGTCGCTCGACGAAGGCTTGCGCGAAAACTGCGGCGCGGCGTTCTCGGTGCCTGATGAGAGCGGCGAAGAGACGCTCGTGATCGTCCAGGAGGTCGAGCGCACCGCGAGGAGCACGATCGACACCGCGGAGATCAAGGGGCAGATCCGCGAGGCCGTAGCCGACAGCCACGAGCTCTCCGCACGCCACATCGCGCTGATCCGTCCAGGCAGCCTGCCAAAGACCACGAGCGGCAAGATTCAGCGCAAGCTGGCGCGCAGGCTCTGGCTCGACGGCAGTTTCCAAGAGATAGCTTGA
- a CDS encoding acyl carrier protein yields MTREQISDFCVTALANILRISRDRVDTATKFNRLGLDSAMLVYLMMELEEKLDLELSTDDFYDHPTVEALSRFLADKRAIPSAA; encoded by the coding sequence ATGACACGCGAGCAGATTTCGGATTTCTGCGTTACCGCCCTGGCAAATATCCTGCGAATCTCGAGGGACCGGGTCGACACCGCCACGAAATTCAACCGTCTCGGGCTCGATTCGGCGATGCTGGTCTACCTCATGATGGAACTCGAGGAGAAGCTCGACCTCGAACTATCGACGGACGACTTCTACGACCATCCTACCGTCGAGGCGCTGTCGCGATTTCTCGCCGACAAGCGCGCCATCCCCTCCGCTGCCTGA
- a CDS encoding L,D-transpeptidase, producing MRSFFIAFTSLMLLSAGTAQAKVEITIDKDNQQMTVAVDGVARYHWPVSTGIPSRETPNGAFRTFRMEEDHYSKEFDDAPMPHAIFFTKIGHAIHGTDSVGRLGSPASHGCVRLSRQNATTLYALVQQQGVLNTTVTLTGSSQVALARNPRGRTNNAVARAPQPAEEQYSAAGDPVNLTPPAQPARRYMPQDDSYIYPADGSDTGARYPAPRTNNRVYGAQVYQTQPTYDQGYGQQGYYYQQQQPRQYYQPRGYYQN from the coding sequence ATGAGATCCTTTTTCATTGCTTTCACCTCATTGATGCTTTTGAGCGCGGGCACCGCGCAGGCCAAGGTCGAGATCACCATCGACAAGGACAATCAGCAGATGACCGTCGCCGTCGACGGCGTCGCGCGCTATCACTGGCCGGTGTCGACCGGCATCCCCTCGCGCGAGACGCCGAACGGCGCGTTCCGCACCTTCCGCATGGAAGAGGATCACTACTCCAAGGAATTCGACGACGCGCCGATGCCGCACGCGATCTTCTTCACCAAGATCGGGCACGCCATCCACGGCACGGATTCGGTCGGCCGGCTCGGCTCGCCCGCCTCGCATGGCTGCGTGCGGCTGTCGCGCCAAAATGCCACGACACTCTACGCGCTGGTGCAGCAGCAGGGCGTGCTCAACACCACGGTGACGCTGACCGGCTCGTCCCAGGTGGCCCTCGCACGCAATCCGCGCGGCCGCACCAACAATGCCGTTGCCCGCGCTCCGCAGCCGGCCGAAGAGCAGTACAGCGCTGCCGGCGACCCCGTGAATCTGACGCCACCGGCGCAGCCCGCCCGCCGCTACATGCCGCAGGACGACAGCTACATCTATCCGGCCGACGGCAGCGACACCGGCGCGCGCTATCCGGCGCCGCGCACGAACAACCGCGTCTACGGCGCGCAGGTCTACCAGACGCAGCCGACTTACGACCAGGGCTATGGCCAGCAGGGCTATTACTATCAGCAGCAACAGCCCCGGCAGTATTATCAGCCGCGCGGCTATTACCAGAACTGA
- a CDS encoding ABC transporter permease — MNYRAVRAIYLFEMARTWRTLLQSIVSPVVSTSLYFVVFGAAIGSRISQVEGVSYGTFIVPGLIMLSVLTQSIANASFGIYFPKFVGTIYEILSAPISYFEIVLGYVGAAATKSIILGLIILATAGLFVPLHIHHPIWMLVFLVLTAVTFSLFGFIIGIWADGFEKLQMIPMLVVTPLTFLGGSFYSVDMLPSAWRTVALLNPVVYLISGFRWSFYEIADVSVSVSFGMTLAFLVICLVVIWWIFRTGYRLKN, encoded by the coding sequence ATGAACTACCGCGCTGTCCGCGCCATCTATCTGTTCGAAATGGCGCGCACCTGGCGCACGCTGCTGCAAAGCATCGTCTCGCCGGTGGTCTCGACCTCGCTCTATTTCGTGGTCTTCGGCGCTGCGATCGGCTCGCGCATCAGCCAGGTCGAGGGCGTGAGCTACGGCACCTTCATCGTGCCGGGCCTGATCATGCTTTCGGTGCTGACGCAGAGCATTGCGAACGCCTCGTTCGGCATCTACTTCCCGAAATTCGTCGGCACGATCTATGAGATCCTATCGGCGCCGATCTCCTATTTCGAGATCGTGCTCGGCTATGTCGGCGCGGCCGCGACCAAGTCGATCATCCTCGGCCTGATCATCCTCGCGACCGCCGGATTGTTCGTGCCGCTGCACATCCATCATCCGATCTGGATGCTGGTCTTCCTGGTGCTGACGGCGGTGACCTTCAGCCTGTTCGGCTTCATCATCGGCATCTGGGCCGACGGTTTCGAGAAGCTCCAGATGATCCCGATGCTGGTGGTGACGCCCCTGACCTTCCTCGGCGGCAGCTTCTATTCCGTCGACATGCTGCCGTCGGCCTGGCGCACCGTGGCGCTGCTCAATCCGGTCGTCTATCTGATTTCGGGCTTCCGCTGGAGCTTCTACGAAATCGCCGATGTCAGCGTATCCGTCAGCTTCGGCATGACGCTGGCGTTCCTTGTGATCTGCCTGGTGGTGATCTGGTGGATCTTCCGCACGGGTTACCGGCTGAAGAACTAA
- a CDS encoding ABC transporter ATP-binding protein, with the protein MSPIISVANLSKTYGSGFKALKNVNLDIKRGEIFALLGPNGAGKTTLISIICGIANPSEGKVLVGGENIQTSYRKARSLIGLVPQELHTDAFESVWATVSFSRGLFGKPKNPAHIEKVLKDLSLWDKKDSKIITLSGGMKRRVMIAKALSHEPQILFLDEPTAGVDVELRKGMWEVVRTLQQSGVTIILTTHYIEEAEEMADRIGVINKGEIVLVEDKATLMQKLGKKRLTLHLQGKLSALPDSLAHYELDLCDSGATLVYDYDTKGDRTGITSLLSDLRTAGIRFNDLDTTQSSLEDIFVDLVRTS; encoded by the coding sequence ATGTCCCCCATCATCTCCGTCGCCAATTTGTCGAAGACCTATGGGTCCGGTTTCAAGGCGCTCAAGAACGTCAATCTCGATATCAAGCGCGGCGAGATCTTCGCGCTGCTCGGCCCCAACGGCGCCGGCAAGACCACGCTGATCTCGATCATCTGCGGCATCGCCAATCCGAGCGAAGGCAAGGTCCTGGTCGGCGGCGAGAACATCCAGACCTCCTACCGCAAGGCGCGCTCGCTGATCGGCCTGGTGCCGCAGGAACTGCACACCGACGCCTTCGAGAGCGTGTGGGCGACCGTGAGCTTTTCCCGCGGCCTGTTCGGCAAGCCGAAGAACCCGGCCCATATCGAGAAGGTGCTGAAGGACCTGTCGCTGTGGGACAAGAAGGACAGCAAGATCATCACGCTGTCCGGCGGCATGAAGCGCCGCGTGATGATCGCCAAGGCGCTGTCGCACGAGCCGCAGATCCTGTTTTTGGACGAGCCGACCGCCGGCGTCGACGTCGAGTTGCGCAAGGGCATGTGGGAGGTGGTCCGCACCCTCCAGCAGTCGGGCGTCACCATCATCCTCACCACGCATTACATCGAGGAAGCCGAGGAGATGGCCGACCGCATCGGCGTCATCAACAAGGGCGAGATCGTGCTGGTCGAGGACAAGGCGACGTTGATGCAGAAGCTCGGCAAGAAGCGGCTGACGCTGCACTTGCAAGGCAAGCTCAGCGCGCTGCCCGACAGCCTCGCCCACTACGAGCTCGACCTTTGCGACAGCGGTGCGACGCTGGTCTACGACTACGACACCAAGGGCGATCGCACCGGCATCACCAGCCTGCTTAGCGACCTCCGCACCGCCGGCATCCGCTTCAACGACCTCGATACGACACAGTCGTCGCTCGAGGACATCTTCGTCGACCTCGTGAGGACGTCATGA
- a CDS encoding TMEM175 family protein codes for MAHARRSPERLSAFSDGVFAVLITVLVLELRPPETPTFAGLLALWPTWLSYAVSYVFIAIVWANHHHLLRYAAEATPRLMWFNFAHLFSVSLLPLSTAWMAVSELAPQPVAFYAAVFFLVNATYVALIWELIERAPHQDVSLRERRIMRVRSIVTLCIFAAAAAVALKFPLIGLGLCCCCLLVYLKPEAPGAKDGSPGDDRAQLCDDLSAADCEEARATGCVRSLLTPAQYKSCLDAQPVRR; via the coding sequence ATGGCACATGCGAGACGGAGCCCGGAGCGGCTGAGCGCGTTCTCGGACGGCGTGTTTGCCGTCCTGATCACCGTGCTGGTCCTGGAGCTGCGACCGCCGGAAACGCCCACCTTCGCGGGCCTCTTGGCGCTCTGGCCGACCTGGCTCAGCTACGCCGTGAGCTACGTCTTCATCGCGATCGTCTGGGCCAACCACCACCATCTGTTGCGCTACGCCGCCGAGGCAACTCCGCGCCTGATGTGGTTCAACTTCGCGCACCTGTTTTCGGTGTCGCTGCTGCCGCTGTCCACGGCCTGGATGGCCGTGAGCGAATTGGCGCCGCAGCCCGTTGCCTTCTATGCCGCGGTCTTCTTCCTCGTGAACGCCACCTACGTCGCGTTGATCTGGGAGCTGATCGAGCGCGCTCCGCACCAGGATGTGTCGCTGAGGGAGCGCAGGATCATGCGCGTCCGGTCGATCGTGACGTTGTGCATCTTCGCAGCTGCTGCTGCCGTGGCGTTGAAGTTTCCGCTGATCGGGCTCGGACTTTGTTGCTGCTGCCTGCTCGTCTATCTGAAGCCCGAGGCACCGGGAGCCAAGGACGGCTCGCCCGGCGACGACAGGGCACAGCTCTGCGACGACTTGAGCGCTGCGGATTGCGAAGAGGCGCGTGCAACGGGTTGCGTGCGCAGCCTGCTCACGCCCGCCCAATACAAGTCCTGTCTCGACGCGCAGCCGGTGCGGCGCTAG
- a CDS encoding alpha/beta hydrolase: MIPTRYRTADVDGFKVFYREAGPANAPRLLLLHGFPSAGHMFRDLIPLLADKFHIVAPDLPGFGQSDMPPRETFSYTFDNIARMIERFTEVIGFDRFAVYVFDYGAPTGFRLALRHPERITAIISQNGNAYEDGLSEGWGPIKAYWQDPSPANRDALRAFLTPETTRWQYTHGVPDPTMVSPDGQNLDNCYLARPGADEIQLDLFGDYKSNVALYPAFQNYFRTHQPPFLAAWGKNDPFFIPPGAEAFKRDNPKAVVRFFDTGHFALETHASEIAQSIRDLLT, encoded by the coding sequence ATGATCCCGACCAGATATCGCACGGCCGACGTTGACGGCTTCAAGGTCTTCTATCGCGAGGCCGGGCCCGCGAACGCGCCAAGACTTCTGCTGCTGCACGGCTTCCCGAGCGCAGGCCACATGTTCCGCGACCTGATCCCGCTGCTCGCCGACAAATTCCACATCGTTGCGCCTGATCTTCCCGGCTTCGGCCAGTCCGACATGCCGCCACGCGAGACGTTCAGCTACACGTTCGACAACATCGCGCGCATGATCGAGCGCTTCACCGAGGTAATCGGCTTCGACCGGTTTGCGGTCTACGTGTTCGACTATGGCGCCCCGACCGGCTTCCGGCTCGCGCTCCGCCACCCTGAGCGGATCACAGCCATCATCTCCCAGAACGGCAACGCCTATGAAGACGGCCTGAGCGAGGGCTGGGGCCCGATCAAGGCCTATTGGCAGGATCCGTCGCCGGCGAACCGGGATGCGCTACGCGCGTTCCTCACGCCCGAGACGACGCGCTGGCAATATACCCACGGCGTCCCCGATCCGACGATGGTGTCGCCGGACGGCCAGAACCTCGACAATTGCTATCTGGCGCGCCCCGGTGCCGATGAAATCCAGCTCGATCTGTTCGGCGACTACAAGAGCAATGTGGCGCTGTATCCGGCGTTCCAAAACTATTTCCGCACGCACCAGCCGCCGTTCCTCGCGGCGTGGGGCAAGAACGACCCGTTCTTCATTCCTCCCGGCGCCGAAGCGTTCAAGCGGGACAATCCCAAGGCCGTGGTTCGCTTCTTCGACACCGGACATTTCGCGCTCGAAACGCATGCAAGCGAGATCGCGCAGAGCATCCGCGACCTCCTGACCTGA
- a CDS encoding alpha/beta hydrolase, whose translation MASKDVTVVLAHGAWADGSSWARVITALEAAAIRVRAAPLPLTSLADDVAALNRSLDRTEGPVVLVGHAYAGAVIALARPERVKALVYVAALAPDEGEKVADVFYRLPPHPQAPKLAPDDNGLIWLPEAAVATAFAQNASAEDRAVLAAVQRPISLNCITAPVGRPLWKDIPSWFLIAGQDRMIVPETQRYMAERMKATVRSHAVDHTPIVTAPAAVVDIIREAIGSIAGN comes from the coding sequence ATGGCGAGCAAGGATGTGACGGTGGTGCTGGCCCATGGCGCGTGGGCGGACGGATCAAGCTGGGCGCGTGTCATCACGGCGCTCGAGGCCGCTGCCATCAGGGTGCGCGCAGCGCCGCTTCCGCTGACCTCGCTCGCCGACGATGTCGCAGCCCTCAACCGCAGCCTGGACCGCACCGAAGGTCCGGTCGTGCTGGTCGGACACGCTTACGCCGGCGCCGTGATCGCGCTGGCGCGTCCCGAACGGGTGAAGGCGCTGGTCTACGTCGCCGCGCTCGCGCCCGACGAGGGCGAGAAGGTGGCAGACGTGTTCTATCGTCTCCCGCCGCATCCGCAGGCGCCAAAGCTTGCCCCTGACGACAATGGCCTGATCTGGCTGCCCGAGGCGGCCGTCGCGACGGCTTTCGCGCAAAACGCATCTGCGGAGGATCGCGCCGTGCTCGCGGCCGTGCAGCGACCGATCTCGCTCAACTGCATCACGGCCCCCGTCGGGCGCCCGCTCTGGAAGGACATTCCGAGCTGGTTCCTGATCGCCGGACAGGATCGCATGATCGTGCCGGAGACGCAGCGCTACATGGCGGAGCGCATGAAGGCGACGGTGCGATCGCATGCCGTCGATCACACACCCATCGTCACCGCGCCCGCGGCCGTCGTCGACATCATCCGCGAGGCGATCGGCTCCATCGCCGGCAACTAA
- a CDS encoding ABATE domain-containing protein: MQHRPPAMFIADALGLDFLNSVATPVDTPVEWLDDGDGLIDWLTQARLVPPDTLNVLKARALPGELDKVADQARALREWFRGFVRKHAGRPLGPQALHELGPLNSLLESDEAFSQIAPRDDGSAGALELRRMRRWRSPESLLLPIGEALARFVCEEDFANVKACEGHACTMMFADHTRRRARRWCSMAICGNRAKQAAHRSRLKTRPIAS, encoded by the coding sequence ATGCAACACAGACCGCCTGCCATGTTCATTGCCGACGCGCTCGGCCTCGATTTCCTAAACTCCGTCGCGACCCCGGTCGATACGCCCGTCGAGTGGCTCGACGATGGCGATGGCCTGATCGACTGGCTCACTCAGGCCAGGCTTGTTCCGCCTGATACACTGAACGTGTTGAAGGCGCGCGCATTGCCGGGCGAACTCGACAAGGTTGCGGATCAGGCCCGCGCCTTGCGCGAGTGGTTCAGAGGCTTCGTTCGCAAGCATGCGGGCCGGCCGCTCGGACCGCAGGCGCTGCATGAGCTCGGTCCGCTGAATAGCCTTCTGGAGAGTGACGAGGCATTCAGCCAGATCGCGCCACGTGATGACGGCAGCGCTGGCGCCCTCGAGTTGCGGAGGATGCGGCGCTGGCGGTCGCCCGAGTCCCTGTTGCTGCCGATCGGCGAGGCGCTGGCGAGGTTCGTGTGCGAGGAGGATTTCGCGAATGTGAAGGCGTGCGAGGGGCATGCCTGCACGATGATGTTCGCCGACCACACCCGCAGGCGCGCGCGACGATGGTGCAGCATGGCAATCTGCGGCAACCGTGCCAAGCAGGCCGCGCATCGCAGCCGGCTCAAGACCCGTCCTATCGCTTCTTGA
- a CDS encoding TetR/AcrR family transcriptional regulator, which produces MRKVDPVKHKQKRGEILGAAIRCFTRDGFRGASTTDICAEAGISPGHLYHYFPSKEAIIEAMIDLGLARSAERFEKILVAPDVIEALLADIEETSLRFRPAQILNLDGLAEAARNPEFAKIIARHTEAVRRMWGDFLRQAQSQGRMDPGLDPDATADILIAIIDGSRAMPIRNPKLDIKQSAAHLKTMLVRFLSPPEAQSAAIKHRNQRTTRSLKLVKKR; this is translated from the coding sequence TTGAGGAAAGTCGACCCCGTCAAGCATAAGCAGAAGCGCGGGGAGATCCTCGGCGCGGCGATCCGCTGCTTCACCAGGGACGGCTTCCGTGGCGCCAGCACGACGGACATCTGCGCTGAGGCCGGGATCAGTCCGGGGCACCTCTATCACTACTTTCCGAGCAAGGAGGCGATCATCGAGGCGATGATCGACCTTGGTCTCGCGCGTTCGGCGGAGCGATTCGAAAAAATTCTGGTTGCCCCGGACGTGATCGAGGCGCTGCTCGCCGATATCGAGGAAACCAGCCTGCGGTTTCGTCCCGCCCAGATCCTCAACCTGGATGGGCTCGCGGAGGCCGCCCGCAATCCGGAATTCGCCAAGATCATCGCACGCCACACCGAGGCGGTGCGGCGCATGTGGGGTGACTTCCTGCGCCAGGCGCAAAGCCAGGGGCGGATGGATCCAGGACTGGACCCGGACGCAACCGCGGACATCCTGATTGCCATCATCGACGGATCCCGCGCGATGCCGATCCGCAATCCCAAGCTGGATATCAAACAGAGCGCGGCGCATCTGAAGACGATGCTCGTCCGCTTCCTGAGCCCACCCGAAGCGCAGAGCGCTGCGATCAAGCACCGCAATCAGAGAACCACTCGTTCTCTCAAGCTGGTCAAGAAGCGATAG
- a CDS encoding DUF3313 domain-containing protein, protein MCVTLAGGGCATAPLERAGSLRSYDRMSDANGLVTRSQIRVNRKDVLAAKTIRIASTVFPARTDVALNEKERRLVANAISRELCLRLSERFRIVSSDADADLTVQATVTHAAPTNPTASGASKALSIAKTVALPAVPVPVPRLPVGLGSLSVEAEARDFAGFRKAAMVWARGANSITNSPRVANEGDAYDLASDFGADFAKLVATGESPFGGVPALPPMDSIPVRLGGAPKYVACEAFGRFPGVTGFAGQGLGLPPAWTDSGAKDNPVPAPAPEVNSEQTLTQ, encoded by the coding sequence ATGTGTGTCACGCTTGCTGGCGGTGGGTGCGCGACCGCGCCGCTCGAACGAGCCGGCTCGCTCAGGAGCTACGACCGGATGTCGGACGCGAACGGGCTGGTGACGCGATCGCAGATCCGCGTGAACAGGAAGGACGTGCTGGCGGCGAAAACAATCCGGATCGCATCGACAGTCTTTCCCGCGCGCACCGACGTTGCGCTGAACGAAAAGGAGCGGCGTCTGGTCGCCAACGCCATCAGCCGCGAGCTTTGTCTCCGCTTGAGCGAGCGCTTCCGCATCGTTTCATCCGATGCCGACGCGGACCTCACGGTGCAGGCGACGGTCACTCATGCGGCGCCGACCAACCCGACCGCCTCCGGCGCGTCGAAAGCACTGTCGATTGCCAAGACCGTTGCGCTTCCCGCCGTGCCTGTGCCGGTGCCGAGGCTTCCGGTCGGGCTCGGCAGTCTGTCGGTCGAGGCGGAAGCGCGCGACTTCGCCGGATTTCGGAAGGCGGCGATGGTCTGGGCGCGCGGCGCCAACTCCATCACGAATTCTCCGCGGGTCGCCAACGAGGGCGATGCATACGATCTCGCGAGCGATTTCGGCGCCGACTTCGCCAAGCTGGTTGCGACCGGAGAATCTCCGTTCGGCGGCGTCCCTGCGCTGCCGCCCATGGACAGCATTCCCGTGCGGCTCGGCGGCGCGCCCAAATATGTCGCGTGCGAGGCATTCGGACGGTTTCCAGGCGTGACCGGCTTCGCGGGGCAGGGGCTCGGGCTGCCGCCTGCCTGGACGGATTCCGGCGCCAAGGACAATCCGGTCCCGGCACCGGCGCCTGAGGTGAATTCAGAACAGACACTCACGCAATGA